The following proteins are co-located in the Apium graveolens cultivar Ventura chromosome 5, ASM990537v1, whole genome shotgun sequence genome:
- the LOC141724506 gene encoding 3-oxoacyl-[acyl-carrier-protein] synthase II, chloroplastic-like has product MAATSLCTWFVAACMSVGCQNDSTTVLSSTTSSNRRRRRLLAKCTPQSLVSGCSFQPCDDYYSSKNLCSKDFLFGDKAFASIFRDFSRRKQILPAPRSGEAMAVAVQPLMEDAIKKKPPTKHRRVVVTGMGVETSIGHDPDVFYNNLLEGVSGISEIEGFDCSNYPTKIAGEIKSFSTDGWVAPKLSKRMDKFMLYMLTAGKKALADSGITEEIMDQMDKSKCGVLIGSAMGGMKVFNDAIEALRISYRKMNPFCVPFATTNMGSAMLAMDLGWMGPNYSISTACATSNFCILNAANHIIRGEADMMLCGGSDAVIIPIGLGGFVACRALSQRNNDPTKASRPWDNNRDGFVMGEGAGVLLLEELEHAKARGAKIYAEFLGGSFTSDAYHMTEPHPDGAGVILCIEKALAQSGVSREDVNYINAHATSTPAGDLKEYQALLHCFGQNKELRVNSTKSMIGHLLGAAGAVEAVATVQAIRTGWIHPNINLDAPDERVDMNVLVGPKKERLKVKVALSNSFGFGGHNSSILFAPFQ; this is encoded by the exons ATGGCTGCTACGTCGTTGTGCACATGGTTCGTAGCGGCATGCATGTCTGTTGGTTGTCAAAATGACTCCACCACCGTGCTCTCTTCTACAACCTCCTCCAATCGCCGCCGCCGCCGCCTTTTAGCCAAATGTACTCCTCAATCACTTGTTTCTGGATGCTCATTTCAACCTTGTGATGATTATTATAGCTCTAAAAACCTGTGCTCCAAGGACTTTTTGTTCGGTGATAAGGCTTTTGCTTCCATTTTTCGAGATTTTTCCAGGCGGAAACAGATTCTACCTGCTCCCCGTTCTG GGGAAGCAATGGCAGTAGCTGTGCAACCTCTGATGGAAGATGCTATAAAGAAGAAACCGCCTACAAAGCACAGACGAGTTGTTGTGACTGGGATGGGTGTGGAGACTTCGATCGGTCATGATCCAGATGTATTCTACAACAATCTTCTTGAGGGTGTCAGTGGTATCAGTGAGATAGAGGGCTTTGATTGTTCCAACTATCCTACT AAAATTGCTGGAGAGATCAAGTCATTCTCGACAGATGGATGGGTTGCTCCAAAATTGTCTAAGAGGATGGACAAATTCATGTTGTACATGTTAACAGCAGGAAAAAAGGCACTGGCAGATAGTGGTATCACAGAAGAAATTATGGATCAAATGGATAAAAGTAAATGTGGAGTTTTGATTGGCTCTGCTATGGGGGGAATGAAG GTCTTCAATGATGCTATTGAAGCTTTGAGGATATCTtacagaaaaatgaatcctttttgTGTACCATTTGCAACTACGAATATGGGTTCTGCCATGCTGGCTATGGATCTG GGATGGATGGGTCCAAACTATTCGATCTCTACTGCTTGTGCCACAAGCAACTTCTGCATTTTAAATGCCGCAAATCACATCATTAGAGGGGAAGCT GACATGATGCTTTGTGGAGGCTCAGATGCAGTTATTATCCCTATTG GATTGGGTGGTTTTGTGGCATGCAGAGCACTTTCGCAGAGAAACAACGATCCAACCAAAGCTTCTCGTCCTTGGGATAAT AATCGTGATGGATTCGTAATGGGAGAAGGAGCCGGGGTTTTGCTTCTGGAAGAACTTGAGCATGCTAAG GcaagaggtgctaaaatataTGCAGAATTTCTTGGTGGAAGCTTTACTTCTGACGCATATCACATGACAGAGCCTCATCCTGACG GGGCTGGTGTTATTCTATGTATTGAAAAAGCTCTGGCACAATCTGGAGTATCCAGAGAAGATGTAAACTACATAAATGCTCATGCTACATCCACGCCTGCAGGGGATCTGAAAGAGTATCAGGCCCTCCTCCATTGTTTTGGCCAGAATAAAGAG TTACGAGTGAACTCTACAAAATCCATGATTGGTCACCTGTTAGGAGCAGCTGGCGCTGTTGAAGCTGTTGCAACTGTGCAG GCAATACGGACTGGGTGGATTCATCCAAATATTAATCTTGACGCCCCTGATGAAAGAGTG GACATGAATGTACTGGTTGGACCCAAGAAAGAAAGGCTGAAGGTTAAGGTGGCATTGTCTAATTCTTTCGGATTTGGTGGACACAACTCATCAATACTATTTGCTCCCTTCCAGTAA